The window CGCTCAACGGCCGCCAGCCCGCCGCCGGCATGAGCGCCTACTGCGCGGCCAAAGCGGGGCTGTCGATGCTGACCCAGGTGGCCGCGCTGGAGATGGGGCCTCGCGGCATCCGTGTCAACGCGGTGGCCCCCGGCTTCGTCCACACCCCGCTGACGGCCGCCGCCGCGTCGGTCCCCGGCGTCGTCGAGGACTACGTCGACAACACCGCGCTGGGGCGCGCGGGCACCCCCGAGGACATCGCCGCCGCGGTGGTCTTCCTGTGCTCCCCCGGCACGTCCTGGATGACGGGTGAGGTGCTCGACATCAACGGTGGCGCGCACCTGAAGCGCTACCCCGACGTGATGGGCCACGTGATGAAGCTGATGGAGCCGGCCTCGTGAGCTCCACCGCAGACTTCGCGGGAAAACAGGCTCTCCTGACCGGCGGCGGCTCCGGCATCGGCGCCGCACTGTGCCGCGCCCTCGACCGGGCCGGCGCGCACGTGGTGTGCACCGACATCGACGAACTGGCCGCCGAGCGGGTGGTCTCCACGCTCAGCTCACGGGCGCGGGCAGCGCGTCTCGACGTCACCGATGCCGCGGCCGTTCAGGCGGCCGTCGACGACGTCGAGGCACGGGCGGGACGCCTGGACCTGATGTTCAACAACGCCGGCATCGTGTTCGGCGGCGAGACCGAACTGCTGACACTCGACCAGTGGAACGCGATCATCGACGTCAACATCCGCGGCGTCGTGCACGGGGTCGCGGCGGCATACCCGCTGATGCTGCGGCAGGGTCACGGGCACATCGTCAACACCGCCTCGATGGCGGGGCTCGCCGCCGCCGGCCATCTGACGAGTTACGTCGCGACCAAGCATGCGGTCGTCGGGCTGTCCCTGGCGCTGCGCTCGGAGGCGCTGTCGCAGGGTGTCGGAGTGCTCGCCGTGTGCCCGGCGGCCGTCGAGACGCCGATCCTGGACAAAGGGGCGGTCGGATCGTTCGGCGGGCGCGACTTCTTCCTGCGCGCGCAGGGCGGTAAGGCCTACGACGCCGACCGACTGGCGCGCGACGTGCTCGACGCGATCGCGCGCAACAAGGCAATCCTGATCAAACCTCGTGTGGCACATGCGCAGTGGATCCTCAACAGGCTGGCACCGACAGCCCTGAACCGGTTGGCCGCACGGTTTCTCTCCGCACAACAGTCATCGGCGGTCAACTCCGGATAGTGTGCGCCCCATGAGGGACGACTTCACCGTCAACCAGAAGCGGGCCCTGGCAGTGCTGACGGTGGTCGCCCTCGGCTTCGGGGCGTACTTCCTGCGCAACTACGTGCTGCTGATCGCGGTGTCCGCGGTCCTGGCGTATCTGTTCAGCCCGCTGTACCGGCGGTTGCGCACCAGGATGGGTCCGGGCGCTGCCGCGGCCACGACGCTGTTCGCCGCGATCGCGGTCGTCGCGCTGCCCCTGACCGGCGTGCTGTTCCTGGCTTTCCTGCAGATCAGCGAGATGGTCACCGGCATCGGGCACTGGGTCGAGCAGACCGACCTGACGGCGCTCGGGCAGCGCCTGCTCGACTCCGCCAACGAACTGCTGGCCCGGGTGCCGTTCGCGGACTTCACGCTGACACCGGAGTCCGTGCGCGACGCGATCGGCAAGGTCGGTCAGAACCTCGGCGAGCTCGCGCTCGGGTTCGCGCGCGACTCCGTCGGCGGGATCGTCTCCACCGTCACCGGGGCGATCATCTTCCTGTACGTGTTCCTGGCGCTGCTCACCAACGGCGACAAGGTGCTCGACCTGTTCCGCGACCTGAACCCGTTGGGAGACAACGTCTCCGACATCTACCTGGCCAAGGTCGGCGCGATGGTGTCGGCGACGGTCAGGGGCCAGTTCATCATCGCCGCCTGTCAGGGAGTCGCGGGTGCGATCTCGGTGTACATCGCCGGCATCCACAACGGCTTCTTCATGTTCGTGATCTTCCTGACGGTCCTGTCGTTCATCCCGTTGGGCAGCGGCATCGTCGTGATCCCCCTCGGCATCGGTATGGCGATCTTCGGCAACCCGGTCGGCGGCATCTTCGTGGTGGTGTTCCACATCATCGCGACGACGAACATCGACAACCTGCTGCGGCCGTTCCTGGTACCCAGAAGCGCACACCTGCATCCTGCGCTGATGCTGCTGGCTGTCTTCGCGGGCCTGCAGATGTTCGGGTTCATCGGCATCGTGCTCGGCCCGGTGCTGATGATCGTCGTGGTCACGACGATCAGCGTCTACCGGGTGGTGTACCGGGACGCACCGATGGAGTCGATCACCGGCACCCATTCCGACGACGACCCCGACCGCGAGATCCCGTGGTGGCGAAGGATTCTGCCCGGGAAGCCGAAACCGAAGCCGGCTAGGTCAGCCGCTCGGTGAGGAACTCGACGACACGCTTGCGCGCCTCGTAGGCCGGATGGCCGTCCACCTCGCGCACCTCGAGGGTCAGCACCGAGTGGGCCATCCTGCCGAAGCCGTGCGCATTGCCCTTCTTCGAGTCGATCTCGATGACCTCGAACGCGTCCCCGAGACGCTTCTTCAGCGTCGCGAAACGTGCCGCCGGCACCAGCGGGTCCTCGCTGAACCGCAGGCCCAGCGCACACAGACCTTCCTCGGCGGCACGGCGTTCGACGACCTGCAGTTCGGCCTCCGACAGACCGGGGTCGGCCCGGTGCCTGGCGGTGATCCCCAGCGGCAGCGAGGGCTGGCTCAGCACCGGCGCCAGCACGCTGTCGTCCACGGCCGCCGCCAACGCGAATCCCCCACTCCAGCACTCCCCGATCACACCCACGCCCCTGCCCGGTGTGCGTTCGTTCAGGTCGCGGGCCAGCGCGCGCAGGTAGTGGGCGATCGGCCGGTCGGCGTTGGTCGCGAATGCCGCGAACTCCTTTGCCACGCAAC is drawn from Mycolicibacterium gilvum and contains these coding sequences:
- a CDS encoding SDR family NAD(P)-dependent oxidoreductase, whose product is MSSTADFAGKQALLTGGGSGIGAALCRALDRAGAHVVCTDIDELAAERVVSTLSSRARAARLDVTDAAAVQAAVDDVEARAGRLDLMFNNAGIVFGGETELLTLDQWNAIIDVNIRGVVHGVAAAYPLMLRQGHGHIVNTASMAGLAAAGHLTSYVATKHAVVGLSLALRSEALSQGVGVLAVCPAAVETPILDKGAVGSFGGRDFFLRAQGGKAYDADRLARDVLDAIARNKAILIKPRVAHAQWILNRLAPTALNRLAARFLSAQQSSAVNSG
- a CDS encoding AI-2E family transporter: MRDDFTVNQKRALAVLTVVALGFGAYFLRNYVLLIAVSAVLAYLFSPLYRRLRTRMGPGAAAATTLFAAIAVVALPLTGVLFLAFLQISEMVTGIGHWVEQTDLTALGQRLLDSANELLARVPFADFTLTPESVRDAIGKVGQNLGELALGFARDSVGGIVSTVTGAIIFLYVFLALLTNGDKVLDLFRDLNPLGDNVSDIYLAKVGAMVSATVRGQFIIAACQGVAGAISVYIAGIHNGFFMFVIFLTVLSFIPLGSGIVVIPLGIGMAIFGNPVGGIFVVVFHIIATTNIDNLLRPFLVPRSAHLHPALMLLAVFAGLQMFGFIGIVLGPVLMIVVVTTISVYRVVYRDAPMESITGTHSDDDPDREIPWWRRILPGKPKPKPARSAAR
- a CDS encoding dienelactone hydrolase family protein codes for the protein MSASGHTPGTARTSEGAAGAAPEADLTGWTAAPFTAAGFTYDVYRRGDGPGVVLIPEMPGLHPGVLALGNHLVDNGFTVAAPSLYGTPGAPGIRPGAVPVMVRGCVAKEFAAFATNADRPIAHYLRALARDLNERTPGRGVGVIGECWSGGFALAAAVDDSVLAPVLSQPSLPLGITARHRADPGLSEAELQVVERRAAEEGLCALGLRFSEDPLVPAARFATLKKRLGDAFEVIEIDSKKGNAHGFGRMAHSVLTLEVREVDGHPAYEARKRVVEFLTERLT